From the Streptomyces sp. Sge12 genome, the window GGCCTCGAAGACCTGGTAGCCGATCACCCCGTCCCGGCCGGCCGCGGCCTCCCACATCACGTGCACGCTGGTGGCGCTGCCGGCCTGGGCGGTGAGTCCGCCCGGGGCGGGCGGGGGCCGCGTGTCCGGCGCGGTGCAGGCCGTGAGGGCGGCGAGGCCCAGGGCGGCCAGGCAGGGGGCGAGCGTGGGGGCGCTGCGTCGCACGGGGTGCCTTCCTCGGCTTCCTTAAAGGTCTAGACATGTATGGCACGGCGGACGGGAGCCCGACAAGACCCCTGCGGCCGATGGCCCGCGTGGTGACCGGGTTCGTGTTCTTCTGACCCCGTCTGGCATTATTGCCAGCTCTTTGCAATAGCGGATGATTTTGAACAGGGATGTGCAGCACATGACGGCCCGGACAGCACGGGGAGTGGCCGGCGCGACGCTGGCCGCCGCACTCATCACGGGCGTGACGGCCTGCTCCGCCCCCGCGGCCGGCGGATCGGGAGCCGACGCGGTCGTGGTCGGCATAGCGACCGAGCCGGAGACCCTCAGCCCGCTGCTGGGCTACGGCAAGGACGGCAACTCCAAGATCTTCGACGGGCTGCTCACGCACGACGCGGACATGCGGCTGAAGCCCGCACTGGCCGAGGCCCTGCCGGAGGTCTCCGCGGACGGGCGCACGTACACCTACGGGCTCCGCAAGGGCGTCACCTTCAGCGACGGGGAGCCCTTCTCCGCCAAGGACGTCGTCTTCACCTACCGCACCATCCTCGACGCGGGGACGAACAACGCCTCCAAGACCGAACTGGACGCGATCGAGAGCGTCATGGCGCGCGGCGAGGCCACCGTCGTCTTCACGCTGAAGTACCCCTACGCGCCGTTCGCCGAGCGGACCGTGCTGCCCATCGCTCCCGAGCACATCGCGGGCAAGCAGGACGTCAACAGCGGTGACTTCACCACCCGGCCCGTCGGCACCGGCCCGTACACGCTCGCCGGCTGGTCCAAGGGCGAGAAGATCAGCTTCAGGGCCAATCCGGGGTACTGGGGCGGCGAGCCCGCGGTGAAACGGTTCACCATGGCCGTCGTCAAGGACGACGACGTCCGCGCCACCCGGCTGCGCTCCGGCGAGCTGGACGGCGCGATCCTGCCGCCCAACCTCGCCAGGGGCTTCGCCGAGGACCCTGCCCGGAGCACCTACGCGGCCAAGACCTTCGACTACCGCAACGTGACCCTGCCGACCCACCACCCGGTCACCGGTGACGTGGCCGTCCGGCGGGCCCTCGACATCGCCGTGGATCGCGGAGCGATGGTCGACAAGCTCCTGGAGGGTGCCGGCCGGCCCGCGCACGGCCCGGTGCCCACCGGCAGCCCGTGGTTCGCCGCCGGCACCGAGCGCCGGCACGACCTCGACGCGGCGAAGCGGATCCTGGACGAGGCCGGCTGGAAGCCGGGCGAGGACGGCATCCGCGTCAAGGACGGGGTCCGCGCCTCCTTCCCGCTCTGGTACACCTCCGGCGACAAGATCCGCCAGGACCACGCGCTCGCCTTCGCCTCCGACGCCAAGAAGGCCGGGGTCGAGGTGCGCACCGAGGCCGGCACCTGGGAGGTCATCGAGCCCCGGATGAGGACCGAGGCCGTCCTCGCGGGCGGCGGCTCCCCGGCCGACCCGGACTTCGACCAGTACCAGCTGCTGACCTCCTCGCTCGGCGGGGACGGCTTCAACAACATGGCCCGGTACGACGAGCCGGCCGTGGACGCGGCCCTCGCCGAGGGCCGCAGGAGCGGCGACCCGGCGGCGCGCAAGGCCGCGTACGACACCGTGCAGCGCGAGCTCGTGAAGAACCCCGGCTACGTCTTCCTCACCCACATCGACCACGTGTACGTCGTCGGCGACAAGTGGGAGGGGCTCACCACGCAGGTCGAGCCGCACGACCACGGCCTCGGCTCCGGCCCGTGGTGGAACGTCGAGACCTGGAAGCCGAAGCAGAAGTGAGCCCGGCCAAGTGACCACCCGCACCACCGGCACCACCCGCGCCGCCGGTAGCACCGAAGCCACCGGTCCTGCCCGGGCAACCGGTACCGCCCGCGTGCCCTGGGGGCGGATGGCGCGCATGGCGGGGCGGCGGACCCTGTTCGCCGCCCCGGTCCTGCTCGCCGTCACCTTCGGCGTCTTCGCCATCGCCGACCTGTCCCCCTTCGACCCCGTCAAGGCCTACGCCGGCACCGCCGGCCTCACCGCCTCACAGGCCGACCTCGACCAGCTCCGCCTCAACCTCGCGGTGGACCGGCCGCTGGTCACCCGCTGGTGGGACTGGCTCACCTCGGCGCTCACCGGGGACCTCGGCACCTCCTCCGTGATGCGCCGCCCCGTCGCCGACGTCATCGCGGAACGGGTGGGCTGGTCCGCCCTGCTCGCCGCCTGCGCCTTCGCGGTGGCGGTGCTCGTGGGCACGGTGTTCGGCGTGCTCGCCGCGCGCCGCCCCGGCGGCCCGCTGGACCGGATCGTGTCCGGCCTCGCCTACACCCTGGAGGCCGCCCCGGCCTTCTGGCTGGGCCTGCTGGCCATCTGGTTCTTCTCCGTACGGCTGGGGGCACTGCCCTCGGGCGGTCTGACCGACGCGGGCAGCGACACGATCGGCTTCGGCCAGGTCGCCTCGCACCTGGTCCTGCCCACCCTGGTGCTGGGCCTGTCCCAACTCCCCTGGTTCTTCCTCTACGTCCGCCAGGGCGTGGCCGACGCACTGGCGGAGGACCCCGTACGCGGGGCCCGCGCCCGGGGGCTCGCCGAACGGACCGTCCTGCTCGGGCACGGCCTGCGCTCCGGCATGCTGCCGATGCTGACGCTGATCGGCTCCCGGGTACCGGAACTGATCACGGGTGCGCTGCTGGTGGAGACCGTCTTCAGCTGGCCCGGCATCGCGGCCGCCACCGTCCAGGCGGCCACCTCGGTGGACTTCCCGCTGCTCGCGGCACTGACCGTGCTGGCCACGGCGGCGGTGCTGGCCGGGAACCTGCTGTCCGACCTGCTGTACGGACTGGCCGACCCGAGGGTGGGCTTCGATGGCTGAGGTGATCTGGCGCCCGCGGGGCCGGGACCGCCGCTCCACGCGCACCCTGCGCGTACGCGCATCGGCACTGGTGATGGCGGTGATCGTGCTGGCGGTGCTGGTCGTTCCGCCGCTGGCGCAACTGGACCAGCAGGCCGTCGACCTGGCGGCCAGGCTGCAACCGCCCTCGTGGGCCCACCCCTTCGGCACCGACGACATGGGGCGCGACCTGCTGCTGCGGTGCGTCTACGGGCTCCGCGTCTCCCTGCTCGTCGGCCTGGTGGCCGCGCTGGCCGCCACCGTCATCGGTACGGCCGTGGGCGCCGCCGCGGGCGCGCTCGGCGGCTGGACCGACCGGCTGGTGATGCGCGCGGTGGACACGCTCGCCTCGATCCCGCACCTGCTCCTCGGCATCTTCATCGTGGCCATGTTCCGGCCCGGGGTCTGGCCCGT encodes:
- a CDS encoding ABC transporter substrate-binding protein; protein product: MTARTARGVAGATLAAALITGVTACSAPAAGGSGADAVVVGIATEPETLSPLLGYGKDGNSKIFDGLLTHDADMRLKPALAEALPEVSADGRTYTYGLRKGVTFSDGEPFSAKDVVFTYRTILDAGTNNASKTELDAIESVMARGEATVVFTLKYPYAPFAERTVLPIAPEHIAGKQDVNSGDFTTRPVGTGPYTLAGWSKGEKISFRANPGYWGGEPAVKRFTMAVVKDDDVRATRLRSGELDGAILPPNLARGFAEDPARSTYAAKTFDYRNVTLPTHHPVTGDVAVRRALDIAVDRGAMVDKLLEGAGRPAHGPVPTGSPWFAAGTERRHDLDAAKRILDEAGWKPGEDGIRVKDGVRASFPLWYTSGDKIRQDHALAFASDAKKAGVEVRTEAGTWEVIEPRMRTEAVLAGGGSPADPDFDQYQLLTSSLGGDGFNNMARYDEPAVDAALAEGRRSGDPAARKAAYDTVQRELVKNPGYVFLTHIDHVYVVGDKWEGLTTQVEPHDHGLGSGPWWNVETWKPKQK
- a CDS encoding ABC transporter permease, producing the protein MARMAGRRTLFAAPVLLAVTFGVFAIADLSPFDPVKAYAGTAGLTASQADLDQLRLNLAVDRPLVTRWWDWLTSALTGDLGTSSVMRRPVADVIAERVGWSALLAACAFAVAVLVGTVFGVLAARRPGGPLDRIVSGLAYTLEAAPAFWLGLLAIWFFSVRLGALPSGGLTDAGSDTIGFGQVASHLVLPTLVLGLSQLPWFFLYVRQGVADALAEDPVRGARARGLAERTVLLGHGLRSGMLPMLTLIGSRVPELITGALLVETVFSWPGIAAATVQAATSVDFPLLAALTVLATAAVLAGNLLSDLLYGLADPRVGFDG
- a CDS encoding ABC transporter permease, whose amino-acid sequence is MAEVIWRPRGRDRRSTRTLRVRASALVMAVIVLAVLVVPPLAQLDQQAVDLAARLQPPSWAHPFGTDDMGRDLLLRCVYGLRVSLLVGLVAALAATVIGTAVGAAAGALGGWTDRLVMRAVDTLASIPHLLLGIFIVAMFRPGVWPVVVSVAVTHWLSTARIVRAEVLSLRGRPYVDAAVSGGASRLRVAVRHLVPGVLPQAGLAAVLMIPHAMWHESALSFLGLGLPSHRASLGNLVQSARGSLLAGDWWPTLFPGLLLIVPTLAVAGLAGAWRERQSPRRRSELTL